One Phocaeicola dorei genomic region harbors:
- a CDS encoding DUF4133 domain-containing protein, translating to MAEYPINKGIGRPVEFKGLKAQYLFIFCGGLLALFVLFVILYMVGIDQWICIGFGAASSSLLVWQTFALNARYGEHGLMKLGAARSHPRYLINRRRITRLFKRQRKEERQ from the coding sequence ATGGCTGAATACCCAATCAACAAGGGTATCGGCCGTCCGGTAGAGTTCAAGGGCTTGAAGGCACAGTACCTCTTCATCTTCTGCGGAGGTCTGCTGGCTCTCTTCGTCCTGTTCGTCATCCTCTACATGGTCGGTATCGACCAGTGGATATGTATCGGCTTCGGCGCGGCATCGTCCTCCCTCCTTGTATGGCAGACCTTCGCGCTGAACGCCCGGTACGGTGAACACGGGCTGATGAAATTAGGAGCGGCACGGAGCCATCCCCGATACCTTATCAACCGGCGGCGGATAACCCGTCTGTTCAAACGACAACGAAAGGAAGAAAGACAATGA
- a CDS encoding DUF3876 domain-containing protein, with the protein MNLPKVKMLQVSKCLIGLAVMMLQSCDVADNRRDMLCGNWESVEGKPDVLIYKEGEAYKVTVFRRSGLRRKLKPETYLLQEENGNLFMNTGFRIDVSYNEATDVLTFSPNGDYVRVKPQPGHPTEE; encoded by the coding sequence ATGAATTTACCAAAAGTGAAAATGCTGCAAGTCAGCAAGTGCCTTATCGGATTGGCGGTCATGATGCTGCAATCCTGCGACGTGGCCGACAACCGCCGCGACATGCTGTGCGGGAACTGGGAGAGCGTGGAGGGAAAACCTGACGTGCTTATCTACAAGGAGGGCGAAGCCTACAAAGTGACGGTGTTCCGTCGTAGCGGTCTGCGCCGCAAGCTCAAGCCGGAAACCTATCTCTTGCAGGAGGAGAACGGCAACCTGTTCATGAACACCGGCTTCCGCATCGACGTGTCCTACAACGAGGCCACGGATGTGCTGACTTTCTCGCCAAACGGGGACTATGTGCGGGTGAAGCCGCAGCCGGGACATCCGACCGAAGAATAA
- a CDS encoding DUF3408 domain-containing protein, with translation MEKEMTPNEKRPQQDCGGMFTQVQASVEILSPVPVSGKCSEKDYERLFIRDPEVKAREGKMAYVRPEYHERIMRITRVIGHDRLTLSAYIDHVLTHHFNQCEDAIKSLYARNYNSVF, from the coding sequence ATGGAAAAAGAAATGACACCGAATGAAAAAAGACCACAGCAAGACTGCGGAGGTATGTTTACCCAAGTGCAGGCGAGTGTGGAAATACTGTCGCCTGTCCCGGTAAGCGGCAAATGCAGTGAGAAGGACTATGAACGCCTGTTCATCCGCGACCCGGAAGTAAAGGCACGTGAGGGGAAGATGGCGTATGTGCGCCCGGAGTACCACGAGCGTATCATGCGTATCACCCGTGTAATCGGGCATGACCGGCTTACGCTGTCCGCTTACATCGACCATGTGCTGACGCACCACTTCAACCAGTGCGAAGATGCGATAAAGAGCCTTTATGCCCGAAATTACAATTCAGTATTCTAA
- a CDS encoding DUF4141 domain-containing protein, which produces MRTRITMIICLCLLFAGRASAQWVVSDPGNLAQGIINASKNIIHTSKTATNMVSNFQETVKIYQQGKKYYDALKSVNNLVKDARKVQQTILMVGDITDIYVNSFQRMLRDGNFRPEELSAIAFGYTKLLEESNEVLTELRNVVNITTLSMTDKERMDVVERCHSKMKRYRNLVSYYTNKNISVSYLRAKKKNDLDRIMGLYGNMNERYW; this is translated from the coding sequence ATGAGAACAAGAATAACAATGATTATCTGCCTGTGCCTGCTTTTCGCGGGCAGGGCAAGCGCACAGTGGGTCGTAAGCGATCCGGGCAATCTAGCGCAGGGCATCATCAATGCCTCCAAAAACATCATCCATACCTCCAAGACCGCCACGAACATGGTGAGCAACTTTCAGGAGACGGTGAAAATCTATCAGCAGGGCAAGAAGTATTACGATGCCCTCAAATCGGTGAACAATCTGGTCAAGGACGCCCGCAAGGTGCAGCAGACCATCCTGATGGTGGGCGACATCACAGACATCTATGTGAACAGTTTCCAACGGATGCTCCGTGACGGGAATTTCAGACCCGAAGAGCTTTCCGCAATCGCTTTCGGCTACACGAAACTGCTGGAGGAAAGCAACGAAGTGTTGACGGAACTCAGGAACGTGGTGAACATCACCACGCTCTCCATGACCGACAAGGAGCGCATGGACGTGGTGGAACGCTGCCACTCGAAGATGAAGCGTTACCGCAACCTCGTGAGCTACTACACGAACAAGAACATCTCCGTGAGTTACCTGCGTGCGAAAAAGAAGAACGACCTCGACCGCATCATGGGGCTGTACGGGAACATGAACGAAAGATACTGGTAG
- a CDS encoding TraG family conjugative transposon ATPase, whose translation MRNTSKMTTLENRFPLLAVEHGCIISKDADITVAFEVELPELYTVTGAEYEAIHSCWCKAIKVLPDYSVVHKQDWFIKERYKPELQKDDMSFLSRSFERHFNERPYLKHTCYLYLTKTTKERNRMQSNFSTLCRGHIIPKELDRETTTKFLEACEQFERIMNDSGLVRLRRLSTDEIVGTEGKTGLIERYFSLMPEGDTTLQDIELSAREMRIGDNRLCLHTLSDAEDLPGKVATDTRYEKLSTDRSDCRLSFASPVGLLLSCNHIYNQYVLIDNSEETLQKFEKSARNMQSLSRYSRSNSINREWIDQYLNEAHSYGLTSVRAHFNVMAWSDDAEELKHIKNDVGSQLASMECVPRHNTIDCPTLYWAAIPGNAADFPAEESFHTFIEQAVCLFTEETNYRSSLSPFGIKMVDRLTGKPLHLDISDLPMKRGITTNRNKFVLGPSGSGKSFFMNHLVRQYYEQGAHVVLVDTGNSYQGLCGMIRRKTGGADGVYFTYTEDKPISFNPFYTDDYIFDVEKKDSIKTLLLTLWKSEDDKVTKTESGELGSAVSAYIERIQSDRSIVPSFNTFYEYMRDDYRKELAQRDIKVEKSDFNIDNMLTTMRQYYRGGRYDFLLNSTENIDLLGKRFIVFEIDSIKENRELFPVVTIIIMEAFINKMRRLKGVRKQLIVEEAWKALSSANMAEYLRYMYKTVRKYYGEAIVVTQEVDDIISSPVVKESIINNSDCKILLDQRKYMNKFDQIQALLGLTEKEKSQILSINMANNPSRLYKEVWIGLGGTQSAVYATEVSAEEYLAYTTEETEKVEVYRLAEKLGDDIEAAIRQLAERRRNKE comes from the coding sequence ATGAGGAATACATCGAAAATGACAACACTGGAAAACAGGTTCCCACTTTTAGCGGTGGAGCATGGCTGCATCATCTCAAAGGACGCCGACATCACGGTGGCTTTCGAGGTGGAACTACCGGAACTTTACACCGTGACGGGTGCGGAGTACGAGGCGATACACAGTTGCTGGTGCAAGGCTATCAAGGTGCTGCCGGACTACTCCGTCGTCCACAAACAGGACTGGTTCATCAAGGAACGCTACAAACCGGAGCTTCAGAAGGACGACATGAGCTTTTTAAGCCGCTCTTTCGAGCGTCACTTCAACGAGCGTCCGTACCTGAAACACACCTGCTACCTCTACCTGACCAAGACAACAAAGGAGCGTAACCGGATGCAGAGCAATTTCAGCACGCTGTGCCGGGGACATATCATCCCGAAGGAGCTGGACAGGGAAACCACGACCAAGTTCTTGGAAGCCTGCGAACAGTTCGAGCGCATCATGAACGACAGCGGGCTTGTCAGGCTGCGCCGCCTCTCCACCGATGAGATTGTGGGTACTGAGGGAAAGACGGGACTTATTGAACGCTACTTCTCGCTCATGCCGGAAGGTGACACCACCTTGCAGGACATCGAGCTTTCGGCAAGGGAGATGCGCATCGGCGACAACCGCCTGTGTCTGCACACCCTCTCCGACGCGGAAGACCTGCCGGGCAAGGTGGCTACCGACACCCGTTACGAGAAGCTCTCCACCGACCGGAGTGACTGCCGACTGTCATTCGCCTCCCCGGTGGGGCTTCTGCTCTCCTGCAACCATATCTACAACCAGTATGTGCTGATAGACAACAGTGAGGAAACCTTGCAGAAGTTCGAGAAGTCCGCCCGTAACATGCAGTCGCTATCTCGCTATTCAAGGAGCAACAGCATCAACCGCGAGTGGATAGACCAATACCTGAACGAAGCCCATTCCTACGGACTGACCTCGGTACGGGCACACTTCAACGTCATGGCGTGGAGCGACGATGCGGAGGAACTGAAGCATATCAAGAACGACGTGGGCAGCCAGTTGGCAAGCATGGAATGCGTGCCGCGCCACAACACCATCGACTGCCCGACACTCTACTGGGCGGCGATACCCGGCAATGCGGCGGACTTCCCGGCGGAAGAGAGTTTCCACACCTTCATCGAACAGGCGGTGTGCCTGTTCACAGAGGAAACCAACTACCGCAGCTCGCTCTCGCCCTTCGGCATCAAGATGGTGGACAGGCTCACGGGAAAACCGCTGCACCTTGACATCTCCGACCTGCCCATGAAGCGAGGTATCACGACCAACCGCAACAAGTTCGTGCTGGGTCCTTCGGGCAGCGGCAAGTCTTTCTTCATGAACCACCTCGTGCGCCAATATTATGAGCAAGGCGCACATGTGGTATTGGTGGACACGGGAAACTCCTATCAGGGCTTGTGCGGCATGATCCGACGCAAGACAGGCGGAGCGGACGGTGTGTATTTCACCTACACGGAAGATAAGCCCATCAGCTTCAACCCGTTCTACACCGACGATTACATCTTCGACGTGGAGAAGAAGGACAGCATCAAGACCCTGTTGCTGACGCTCTGGAAGTCGGAGGACGACAAGGTGACAAAGACGGAGAGCGGCGAGCTGGGCAGTGCCGTGAGTGCCTATATTGAGCGCATCCAATCCGACCGTAGCATCGTGCCGTCGTTCAACACCTTCTACGAGTATATGCGTGACGACTACCGCAAGGAACTGGCACAGCGTGACATCAAGGTGGAGAAGTCCGACTTCAACATCGACAACATGCTCACCACCATGCGGCAGTATTACCGGGGCGGGCGTTACGATTTCCTGCTCAACTCCACGGAGAACATCGACCTGCTCGGCAAGCGGTTCATCGTCTTCGAGATAGATTCGATTAAAGAAAACCGCGAACTGTTCCCCGTCGTGACCATCATCATCATGGAAGCCTTCATCAACAAGATGCGGCGGCTGAAAGGCGTGCGGAAACAGCTTATCGTGGAAGAGGCTTGGAAGGCCCTCTCATCGGCGAACATGGCTGAATATCTGCGCTATATGTATAAGACGGTCAGAAAATATTACGGCGAGGCAATCGTGGTGACGCAGGAGGTGGACGACATTATCAGTTCTCCGGTGGTCAAAGAGAGCATTATCAACAACTCGGATTGTAAAATCCTGCTTGACCAAAGGAAATATATGAACAAGTTCGACCAGATACAGGCGTTGCTCGGACTGACGGAAAAGGAGAAGTCGCAGATACTCTCCATCAACATGGCGAACAACCCTTCACGGCTCTACAAGGAGGTGTGGATAGGCTTGGGCGGCACGCAGTCGGCGGTCTATGCCACGGAGGTCAGCGCGGAAGAGTATCTGGCGTACACCACCGAGGAAACGGAAAAAGTGGAGGTTTACCGTCTGGCGGAGAAGCTGGGCGACGACATCGAAGCCGCCATCCGGCAGCTTGCCGAAAGGCGGAGAAACAAGGAATAA
- the traK gene encoding conjugative transposon protein TraK, whose amino-acid sequence MEFKSLRNIESSFRQIRLFGIVFLSLCAVVTVWSVWNSYRFAEKQREKIYVLDNGKSLMLALSQDLSQNRPAEAREHVRRFHEMFFTLSPEKSAIEHNVKRALLLADKSVYHYYSDFAEKGYYNRIIAGNINQVLKVDSVVCDFNAYPYRAVTYATQKIIRQSNVTERSLVTTCRLLNASRSDDNPNGFTIEGFTIIENKDLQTIKR is encoded by the coding sequence ATGGAATTCAAATCACTTAGAAACATCGAATCGTCGTTCAGGCAGATACGCCTGTTCGGTATCGTCTTCCTCTCGCTGTGCGCCGTGGTGACGGTGTGGAGCGTGTGGAACTCCTACCGTTTCGCAGAGAAGCAACGGGAGAAAATCTATGTGCTGGACAACGGCAAGAGCCTGATGCTCGCCTTGTCTCAGGATTTGTCGCAGAACCGCCCGGCGGAGGCACGGGAACATGTGCGCCGTTTCCACGAGATGTTCTTCACGCTATCACCTGAAAAAAGCGCGATTGAACACAACGTGAAACGTGCCTTGCTGCTGGCGGACAAGAGCGTGTACCACTATTATTCGGACTTCGCGGAGAAGGGGTACTACAACCGCATCATCGCCGGGAACATCAACCAAGTGCTGAAGGTGGACAGCGTGGTGTGCGACTTCAACGCCTATCCCTACCGTGCCGTGACCTACGCCACACAGAAAATCATCCGGCAGAGCAACGTCACCGAGCGCAGCCTCGTGACCACCTGCCGCCTGCTGAACGCATCGCGGTCGGATGACAACCCGAACGGTTTTACCATCGAGGGTTTCACCATCATTGAGAACAAGGATTTACAGACTATCAAACGGTAA
- the traN gene encoding conjugative transposon protein TraN, giving the protein MRKVIIMFALAMGIITANAQENVTVETTNGSEQPTLTKEVYPQKEADGDLYHGLSRKLTFDRMIPPHGLEVTYDKTVHVIFPAEVRYVDLGSPDLIAGKADGAENIIRVKATVRNFPNETNMSVITEDGSFYTFNVKYAAEPLLLNVEMCDFIHDGSTVNRPNNAQEIYLKELGSESPMLVRLIMKSIHKQNKREVKHIGCKRFGIQYLLKGIYTHNGLLYFHTEIKNQSNVPFDVDYITWKIVDKKVAKRTAVQEQIILPLRAQNYATLVPGKKSERTVFTMAKFTIPDDKCLVVELNEKNGGRHQSFVIENEDLVRAGTINELQVR; this is encoded by the coding sequence ATGAGAAAAGTAATCATCATGTTTGCCCTCGCTATGGGCATCATAACTGCCAACGCGCAGGAGAATGTAACCGTTGAAACGACCAACGGAAGTGAACAACCGACCTTGACGAAGGAGGTCTATCCGCAGAAGGAGGCGGACGGCGACCTATATCACGGGCTGTCACGCAAGCTGACCTTCGACCGCATGATACCGCCGCACGGTCTGGAAGTGACCTACGACAAGACCGTCCACGTCATTTTTCCGGCGGAGGTGCGCTATGTCGATTTAGGCTCGCCCGACCTGATTGCCGGGAAAGCCGACGGAGCGGAGAACATCATCCGTGTGAAGGCTACCGTAAGGAATTTTCCCAACGAAACGAATATGTCCGTCATCACGGAGGACGGCAGTTTCTACACCTTCAACGTGAAGTACGCCGCCGAACCGCTGTTGCTCAACGTGGAGATGTGCGACTTCATCCATGACGGCAGCACGGTGAACCGCCCGAACAACGCGCAGGAAATCTATCTGAAAGAGCTGGGCAGCGAAAGCCCGATGCTGGTGCGCCTTATCATGAAGTCCATCCACAAACAGAACAAGCGCGAGGTGAAGCATATCGGCTGCAAGCGTTTCGGCATCCAATACCTGTTGAAAGGCATCTACACGCACAACGGCTTGCTTTATTTCCACACGGAGATAAAGAACCAGAGCAACGTGCCTTTCGATGTGGACTACATCACTTGGAAAATCGTGGACAAGAAGGTTGCGAAGCGTACTGCCGTGCAGGAGCAGATTATTCTGCCGCTCCGCGCGCAGAACTACGCCACCCTCGTGCCGGGCAAAAAGAGCGAGCGCACGGTCTTCACGATGGCGAAGTTCACCATCCCCGATGACAAGTGCCTCGTGGTGGAATTGAACGAGAAGAACGGCGGCCGTCACCAGTCCTTCGTGATTGAGAACGAGGATTTGGTACGCGCGGGTACCATCAACGAACTTCAAGTACGCTGA
- a CDS encoding DUF3872 domain-containing protein, producing the protein MNILNNRNKRTSIFKAVALCLIAAMSFTLVSCDDDMDIQQSYPFTVEVMPVPNKVVKGQTVEIRCELKKEGDFSGTLYTIRYFQFEGEGSLKMDNGITFLPNDRYLLENEKFRLYYTAAGDEAHNFIVVVEDNFSNSYELEFDFNNRNVKDDDLTIVPIGNFSPLLK; encoded by the coding sequence ATGAACATACTGAACAACAGAAACAAGAGAACATCAATATTCAAGGCAGTGGCGTTATGCCTGATAGCCGCCATGTCATTCACCCTCGTGTCATGTGACGATGACATGGACATCCAGCAGTCCTATCCCTTCACGGTGGAGGTCATGCCCGTGCCGAACAAGGTAGTAAAGGGGCAGACAGTGGAAATCCGCTGTGAACTGAAAAAGGAGGGCGACTTTTCGGGTACGCTCTATACCATCCGCTATTTCCAGTTCGAGGGGGAAGGCTCGCTCAAAATGGATAACGGCATCACCTTCCTGCCTAACGACCGCTACCTGCTGGAGAACGAAAAATTCCGCCTGTACTACACGGCGGCGGGTGATGAGGCGCATAATTTCATCGTGGTGGTGGAGGATAACTTTAGCAACTCCTACGAACTGGAATTTGACTTCAACAACAGGAATGTAAAGGACGACGATCTTACCATCGTTCCCATCGGCAACTTCAGCCCCTTGTTGAAATGA
- the traJ gene encoding conjugative transposon protein TraJ, whose translation MKFDNLHQILRSLYEQMMPLCGDMAGVAKGIAGLGALFYVAYRVWQSLARAEPIDVFPMLRPFAIGLCIMFFPTVVLGTINSILSPVVQGTAKMLEAETLDMNRYREQKDKLEYEAMVRNPETAYLVSNEEFDKQLEELGWSPSDMVTMAGMYIDRGMYNMKKSIRDFFREILELLFQAAALVIDTVRTFFLVVLAILGPIAFALSVWDGFQNTLTQWICRYIQVYLWLPVSDMFSTILAKIQVLMLQNDIERMQADPNFSLDSSDGVYIVFLCIGIIGYFTIPTVAGWIIQAGGMGGYGRNVNQMAGRAGSMAGSVAGAAAGNAVGRVGKLLK comes from the coding sequence ATGAAGTTCGACAACCTTCATCAGATTTTACGTTCACTTTATGAGCAGATGATGCCGCTGTGTGGGGACATGGCTGGTGTGGCGAAAGGCATCGCCGGGCTGGGTGCGCTGTTCTACGTCGCCTACCGGGTATGGCAGTCGCTGGCGAGAGCTGAACCGATAGACGTATTCCCGATGCTCCGTCCTTTTGCCATCGGTCTGTGCATCATGTTCTTCCCGACTGTGGTGCTGGGCACGATAAACAGCATCCTCTCACCCGTCGTACAGGGCACGGCAAAGATGCTGGAGGCGGAAACGCTGGACATGAACCGATACCGGGAGCAGAAGGACAAACTGGAATACGAGGCGATGGTACGCAACCCCGAAACCGCCTACCTCGTGTCCAACGAGGAATTTGACAAGCAACTGGAGGAACTCGGCTGGTCGCCCTCCGACATGGTGACGATGGCGGGAATGTATATCGACCGGGGAATGTACAACATGAAGAAGAGCATCCGCGACTTCTTCCGCGAGATACTCGAACTGCTGTTCCAAGCCGCCGCCCTCGTGATAGACACCGTCCGCACCTTCTTTCTCGTGGTGCTGGCGATTCTCGGTCCGATAGCCTTCGCCCTGTCGGTATGGGACGGTTTCCAAAACACGCTCACGCAGTGGATATGCCGCTATATACAGGTCTATCTGTGGCTACCGGTATCGGACATGTTCAGCACCATACTGGCGAAGATACAGGTTCTGATGCTGCAAAACGACATCGAGCGGATGCAGGCAGACCCGAACTTCTCGCTGGATTCGAGCGACGGGGTGTATATCGTATTCCTCTGCATCGGCATCATCGGCTACTTTACCATTCCCACCGTTGCGGGCTGGATTATCCAAGCCGGAGGCATGGGCGGTTACGGTCGCAACGTGAACCAGATGGCGGGACGAGCCGGAAGCATGGCGGGCAGCGTGGCGGGTGCAGCCGCAGGAAACGCAGTCGGACGTGTCGGCAAATTGCTGAAATAA
- a CDS encoding toprim domain-containing protein, which translates to MERTEIDAVRRMPLADFLARLGHEPVRRSGNELWYLAPYRGERTSSFRVNVAKQLWYDFGLGKGGDIFTLAGEFLQSDDFMKQAKFIAEAANMTVAGWEKPVYLSKPTESVFEDVEVAPLLRSLLTEYLEERGIPYAIASRHCCRLNYGVRGKRYFAVGFPNMAGGYEVRSRYFKGCIPPKSVSLVKANDIPADECLVFEGFMDFLSAVTLGVTGNADCLVLNSVANVEKAAGLLDGYGRIGCFLDRDEAGRRTLAALTMRYGERVTDRSSLYDGCKDLNEYLQLTTKKQKNNHLKIEEQ; encoded by the coding sequence ATGGAAAGGACGGAAATAGATGCTGTCAGAAGGATGCCGCTTGCGGATTTTCTCGCACGGCTGGGGCATGAGCCTGTCAGAAGGAGCGGTAACGAGCTGTGGTATCTTGCCCCGTACAGGGGCGAGCGCACATCCTCTTTCCGTGTGAACGTGGCGAAACAGCTCTGGTACGACTTCGGTTTGGGCAAGGGCGGCGACATCTTCACGCTTGCCGGGGAGTTTCTGCAAAGCGATGACTTCATGAAGCAAGCGAAGTTCATAGCGGAAGCCGCCAATATGACGGTTGCCGGATGGGAAAAGCCCGTCTATCTCTCGAAGCCGACCGAATCCGTTTTTGAGGATGTGGAGGTCGCTCCGCTGCTCCGCTCACTGCTGACGGAGTATTTAGAGGAACGGGGCATCCCTTACGCCATCGCATCCCGTCACTGCTGCCGCTTGAACTACGGTGTGCGTGGGAAACGGTATTTTGCCGTTGGCTTTCCGAACATGGCAGGTGGCTATGAAGTCAGAAGCCGATATTTCAAGGGTTGCATACCTCCGAAGTCTGTATCACTGGTAAAGGCGAATGACATCCCGGCTGACGAGTGCCTCGTGTTCGAGGGCTTCATGGACTTTCTCTCTGCCGTGACGCTTGGTGTAACCGGTAACGCTGACTGTCTTGTGCTGAACTCAGTCGCCAACGTGGAGAAGGCGGCGGGATTGCTGGACGGATACGGGCGCATCGGCTGCTTCCTCGACCGTGACGAAGCCGGACGGCGGACGCTTGCCGCACTTACCATGCGATACGGGGAACGTGTCACCGACCGTTCCTCCCTCTATGACGGTTGCAAGGACTTGAACGAGTACCTGCAACTGACAACGAAAAAACAGAAAAACAACCATCTAAAAATCGAAGAACAATGA
- the traM gene encoding conjugative transposon protein TraM, with amino-acid sequence MEQTKNEPTKENKAAPETGKPKKEREPLTEAQRLKRQKMIVLPAMVLVFIGAMWLIFAPSSGKEQPPGTDGYNTEMPDADKANRQIIGDKLKAYEHGEMEERQESRNRAIGQLGDMFDREIAGTENGVDFDLANPGGKEERAKPATPQTIQSSAAAYRDLNATLGNFYDQPKNDNAEMDELLERIASLESELESERGKASSMDEQVALMEKSYELAAKYMGGQNGGQPSAEQRAEPTTVQKGKKNKAMPIRQVEHQVVSSLSQPMSNAEFVAALSQERNRGFNTAVGTAEVLDRNTIPACVHGAQSVTDGQTVRLRLLEPMAVAGRTIPRGAVVVGTGKIQGERLDIEITSLEYDGTIIPVELAVYDTDGQPGIFIPNSMEMNAVREVAANMGGSLGSSINISTNAGAQLASDLGKGLIQGTSQYIAKKMRTVKVHLKAGYRVMLYQEKY; translated from the coding sequence ATGGAACAGACAAAGAATGAACCGACGAAAGAGAACAAAGCTGCTCCCGAAACGGGGAAACCGAAAAAGGAGCGCGAACCGCTGACAGAGGCGCAACGGCTGAAACGGCAGAAGATGATCGTGCTGCCCGCTATGGTGTTGGTGTTCATCGGGGCGATGTGGCTGATATTCGCCCCGTCCTCCGGCAAGGAGCAACCGCCGGGAACGGACGGATACAACACCGAGATGCCCGACGCTGACAAGGCGAACCGGCAGATTATCGGCGACAAGCTGAAAGCCTACGAGCATGGGGAGATGGAAGAGCGTCAGGAGAGCCGCAACCGTGCCATCGGGCAGCTGGGCGACATGTTCGACCGCGAGATAGCGGGAACGGAGAACGGAGTGGACTTCGACCTCGCCAATCCGGGCGGCAAGGAAGAAAGGGCAAAGCCAGCCACGCCGCAGACCATCCAGTCCTCCGCAGCCGCCTACCGTGACCTGAACGCCACGCTCGGAAACTTCTACGACCAGCCGAAAAACGACAATGCGGAGATGGACGAATTGTTGGAGCGCATCGCATCGCTGGAGTCGGAACTGGAAAGCGAGAGGGGCAAGGCTTCCTCTATGGACGAGCAGGTGGCTCTTATGGAGAAGTCCTACGAGCTGGCGGCAAAGTACATGGGCGGTCAGAACGGAGGACAGCCATCGGCGGAACAGAGGGCAGAGCCAACTACCGTGCAGAAAGGGAAGAAGAACAAGGCAATGCCTATCAGACAGGTGGAGCATCAAGTAGTTTCTTCACTCTCACAGCCTATGAGTAACGCGGAGTTTGTCGCCGCCTTATCGCAGGAACGCAACCGGGGTTTCAACACGGCTGTCGGCACGGCGGAGGTATTGGACAGGAACACCATACCGGCGTGCGTGCATGGGGCGCAGAGCGTGACGGACGGGCAGACGGTAAGGCTGCGCCTGCTGGAGCCTATGGCGGTGGCAGGCAGGACAATACCCCGGGGTGCGGTGGTGGTCGGCACGGGCAAGATACAGGGTGAGCGGCTCGACATCGAGATTACCTCGCTGGAATACGACGGCACGATTATCCCCGTGGAGCTTGCGGTCTATGACACGGACGGACAGCCCGGCATCTTCATCCCGAACTCGATGGAGATGAACGCCGTCCGGGAGGTCGCCGCCAACATGGGCGGCTCGCTGGGAAGCAGCATCAACATCTCCACCAATGCCGGGGCGCAGCTCGCCTCCGACTTGGGCAAGGGGCTGATACAAGGCACGAGCCAGTACATCGCCAAAAAGATGCGAACCGTCAAGGTGCATCTGAAAGCCGGGTACAGGGTCATGCTTTACCAAGAAAAATATTGA
- a CDS encoding DUF4134 domain-containing protein: protein MNKNILKNRKAILSAALVIAATASAFAQGNGIAGINEATSMVSSYFDPGTKLIYAIGAVVGLIGGVKVYGKFSSGDPDTSKTAASWFGACIFLIVAATILRSFFL, encoded by the coding sequence ATGAACAAGAACATCTTGAAAAACAGAAAAGCAATCCTCTCCGCGGCACTTGTCATCGCCGCAACCGCCTCCGCTTTCGCGCAGGGAAACGGCATCGCGGGCATCAACGAAGCCACCTCTATGGTGAGTTCTTATTTCGACCCCGGAACTAAACTGATATACGCCATCGGTGCAGTCGTCGGGCTTATCGGGGGCGTAAAAGTGTACGGCAAGTTTTCATCGGGCGACCCCGACACCAGCAAGACAGCCGCCTCGTGGTTCGGCGCGTGCATCTTCCTGATTGTTGCCGCCACCATCCTGCGCTCATTCTTCCTTTAA
- a CDS encoding conjugal transfer protein TraO: protein MRKYIAIIIASLALFTGQAHAQRCLPKMQGIEVRADMADGFNLGGKDGGYSFGAALSTYTKKGNKWVFGGEYLLKNNPYKDTKIPVAQFTAEGGYYFKILSDARKIVFVYAGASALAGYEAVNWGKKVLHDGSTLHDRDAFIYGGALTLDVECYVADRIALLANLRERCLWGGDTRKFHTQFGVGIKFIIN from the coding sequence ATGAGAAAGTACATCGCAATAATCATCGCGTCGCTTGCCCTTTTTACAGGGCAGGCGCACGCCCAGCGGTGTCTGCCGAAGATGCAGGGCATCGAGGTGAGGGCGGACATGGCGGACGGCTTCAATCTCGGCGGCAAGGACGGCGGGTACAGCTTCGGGGCGGCTCTCTCCACCTACACGAAGAAGGGGAACAAGTGGGTGTTCGGTGGCGAATACCTGTTGAAGAACAATCCCTACAAGGACACCAAGATACCCGTGGCGCAGTTCACGGCGGAGGGCGGCTATTACTTCAAGATACTGTCGGACGCCCGAAAGATTGTTTTCGTCTATGCCGGGGCTTCGGCTCTCGCCGGATATGAGGCGGTAAATTGGGGGAAGAAGGTGCTGCATGACGGCTCCACGCTGCACGACCGGGACGCCTTCATCTACGGCGGTGCGCTGACGCTCGATGTGGAGTGTTACGTGGCAGACCGTATCGCCCTGCTTGCCAACCTGCGGGAGCGTTGCCTTTGGGGTGGCGACACACGGAAGTTCCACACGCAGTTCGGGGTCGGTATCAAGTTCATCATCAACTGA